A genome region from Salvelinus sp. IW2-2015 unplaced genomic scaffold, ASM291031v2 Un_scaffold1488, whole genome shotgun sequence includes the following:
- the LOC112070992 gene encoding transforming growth factor beta-1 proprotein has protein sequence MLFNLNEMRASIGDYHLLSSAELRLLIKNPNIQSGSEQRLELYKGLGDSRRYLGSRFVTNKWGDRWLSFDVTETLKEWLKGTEEEQGFELKLYCECGKPTESFLFSISGLDSGVRGDVAGLAKNMRKPHILAMSIPQNSSSQLTSSRKKRATATDDTCTDKTENCCVRKLYIDFRKDLGWKWIHKPKGYHANYCMGSCTYIWNAENKYSQVHF, from the exons ATGCTGTTTAACCTGAATGAGATGAGGGCCAGCATTGGGGACTACCATCTACTCTCCAGCGCTGAGCTCCGCCTGCTCATCAAAAACCCAAACATCCAATCTGGCAGCGAGCAGCGCCTGGAGCTCTACAAGGGGCTGGGCGACAGTAGACGATACCTGGGATCACGCTTCGTCACCAACAAGTGGGGTGACCGCTGGCTGTCTTTCGACGTCACTGAAACCCTCAAGGAATGGCTGAAGGGGACCG aggaagaGCAGGGCTTTGAGTTGAAGCTGTACTGTGAGTGTGGTAAACCCACGGAATCGTTCCTCTTCAGTATCTCTGGGTTGGACAGCGGGGTACGAGGTGACGTGGCTGGTCTAGCCAAGAACATGAGGAAGCCTCATATCTTGGCCATGTCCATCCCCCAGAACTCCAGCTCACAGCTCACCTCCTCACGTAAGAAACGGGCCACCGCTACAGACGACACCTGCACAGA TAAAACAGAGAACTGTTGCGTGAGGAAACTCTACATCGACTTCAGGAAAGATCTGGGCTGGAAGTGGATCCACAAGCCAAAAGGTTACCATGCCAACTACTGCATGGGCTCATGCACCTACATCTGGAATGCTGAAAACAAATACTCTCAGGTACACTTCTAG